In the Acomys russatus chromosome 13, mAcoRus1.1, whole genome shotgun sequence genome, one interval contains:
- the LOC127197321 gene encoding 60S ribosomal protein L37-like, which yields MTKGTSSFGKQRNKTHTLCCHCGSKAYHFQKSTCGKCDYHAKRKRKYNWSAKTKRRNVTGTRQMRHLKVVYRRFRHGFREGTTPKPKRAAVAASSSS from the coding sequence ATGACGAAAGGGACGTCATCCTTTGGAAAGCAGCGCAATAAGACACACACTTTGTGTTGCCACTGTGGCTCTAAGGCCTACCACTTTCAGAAGTCGACCTGTGGCAAATGTGACTACCATGCCAAGCGCAAGAGAAAGTATAACTGGAGTGCCAAGACTAAGAGGAGAAATGTAACCGGGACCAGGCAGATGAGACACCTAAAAGTTGTCTACCGAAGATTCAGACATGGATTCCGTGAAGGAACAACACCTAAACCCAAGAGAGCAGCTGTTGCAGCATCCAGTTCATCTTGA